One segment of Candidatus Babeliales bacterium DNA contains the following:
- a CDS encoding ankyrin repeat domain-containing protein — translation MKRLILLLLTFSMFCIHNTYGMETGEEYQETSKEEFATLETLPAEIQSLIITLLTYNENNLNDIVSNIIALSQTNKLFNEFINDPQFIDILIKELQNKSQFNILGYGIIFSHLPGFVQWLQNKLKTGQITAMDLQQIIFLLITTNGLETFIKNFTNFNFRQTSNYSLNTLRLLIQTVGINPNVQNPMGYTPLMFAIASHTISSNKLNLILFLLNLPNIDTTIQNNQGQTALDIALNNQALSGSKDEQAQEIMKILQKRSQQ, via the coding sequence ATGAAGCGTTTAATATTATTGCTATTAACTTTCAGCATGTTTTGTATACATAATACCTATGGCATGGAAACTGGTGAAGAATATCAAGAAACTTCTAAAGAAGAATTTGCTACTCTAGAAACATTACCAGCTGAAATACAAAGCTTGATTATAACTTTATTAACCTATAATGAAAACAATTTGAATGATATAGTTTCAAATATTATTGCATTAAGTCAAACAAATAAGCTCTTTAATGAATTTATTAATGACCCTCAATTTATAGATATACTTATTAAAGAACTTCAGAATAAATCTCAATTTAATATATTAGGTTATGGAATCATTTTCTCTCACTTACCGGGTTTTGTACAGTGGTTACAAAATAAATTGAAAACTGGTCAAATAACAGCCATGGACCTACAACAGATAATTTTTTTATTAATTACAACTAATGGGCTAGAAACTTTTATAAAAAATTTTACTAATTTTAATTTTAGACAAACTAGTAATTATTCTTTAAATACCCTTAGATTATTGATACAAACAGTCGGTATTAATCCAAATGTTCAAAACCCAATGGGCTATACTCCGCTCATGTTTGCTATAGCAAGTCATACAATTTCTTCCAATAAATTGAATCTAATTCTATTTCTCTTAAACCTTCCCAATATTGATACCACCATACAAAACAATCAGGGCCAGACCGCACTAGATATTGCGCTAAATAATCAAGCATTAAGTGGTAGCAAAGATGAACAAGCACAAGAAATAATGAAAATATTGCAAAAAAGATCTCAGCAGTAA
- a CDS encoding ankyrin repeat domain-containing protein, which translates to MNFLKSIVFFSACTIFISNGCMEPEKPAQTTTTFEDLPRDLHNLIISSLIVNENSLNAIISKISKTAQVNKYFNSFINNPSFIDILIQKLQEKSQISKLTYALVLSQFPGTLAWLKEQLKKGTIKKSNLENALISLAVPENLEQLIEKNTNFTFTETPILTVNAIKTLINVGANPNSQNEQGYTPLMVAGLKNNKSILIFLLNLSNIDLSIKNQQDNTALEIARIHQNKEIEKILQDYLKQKKLNK; encoded by the coding sequence ATGAATTTTTTAAAATCAATAGTATTTTTTTCTGCTTGCACGATTTTTATAAGTAATGGTTGCATGGAACCAGAAAAACCTGCTCAAACAACTACTACCTTTGAAGATTTACCGCGAGATTTACATAATCTTATAATTAGTTCTTTAATCGTCAACGAAAACAGCTTAAATGCTATTATTTCTAAAATATCTAAAACAGCCCAAGTCAATAAATATTTTAATTCATTCATTAACAATCCTTCTTTTATTGATATACTCATACAAAAATTACAAGAAAAATCACAAATAAGTAAATTAACCTATGCACTTGTTTTAAGTCAATTCCCAGGAACTTTAGCGTGGCTTAAAGAACAATTGAAAAAAGGGACAATAAAAAAATCAAATCTTGAAAATGCACTTATTAGTCTTGCAGTACCTGAAAATTTAGAACAACTTATTGAAAAAAATACTAATTTTACCTTTACTGAAACACCTATTCTTACTGTTAATGCTATTAAAACACTTATAAATGTAGGCGCCAATCCTAATAGCCAAAACGAACAAGGCTATACGCCACTTATGGTCGCTGGATTAAAAAATAACAAATCAATTTTAATATTTTTATTAAACCTTTCCAATATTGATCTTTCTATAAAAAATCAACAGGACAATACGGCACTTGAAATTGCAAGAATACATCAAAATAAAGAGATAGAAAAAATACTGCAAGATTACTTAAAACAAAAAAAATTAAATAAATAA
- the lepA gene encoding translation elongation factor 4, translated as MKLPKDLNKFTPDKIRNFSIIAHIDHGKSTLSDRLLEVTGTLSDRTKQEQFLDKLQVERERGITVKAQTASMIHTYNGQEYLLNLIDTPGHVDFSYEVSRSLYACQGALLLVDASQGVEAQTMANFYLAFEQGLTIIPVINKVDLPTADIEKVKAELKTLFDFNDEEIILASAKSNIGIDDILSGIIERIPYPTGSVDKPLKALLFDSWFNEYKGVVCLVALDDGVIKKNDRITLAQTGENYEVLELGLMYPNETPLDALYAGQVGYVIAGMKTVKEARVGDTMFHTKQPVKPFPGFKPAKPMVFAGIYPVDNSEFEMLRTAIEKLTLNDASVTVEKKSSAALGLGFRCGFLGLLHMEVFKQRLEQEYNITAIVTAPSVLYKVRLTSGELLHLESPAEFPDPGTIEEILEPIINATIILPKEYLGVVLKLCQEKRGVQKSMTFLTEDRVILIYKLPLNEVATDFYDQLKSLTSGYASFDYDEAGYEPADLVKMDILLNGKAVDALSIIVHRDNAYYIGKELVARLKKVISRQLFEVVIQAAIGSKIISRESISPLRKQVIAKCYGGDITRKRKLLEKQKEGKKKMKQLGSVEVPHEAFLAILKKGES; from the coding sequence ATGAAACTACCAAAAGATTTAAATAAGTTCACTCCTGACAAAATCAGGAATTTCTCGATTATTGCCCATATTGATCATGGCAAATCAACCCTTTCTGATCGATTACTAGAAGTAACTGGCACTCTTTCAGATCGCACCAAACAAGAACAATTTCTTGATAAATTACAGGTTGAGCGCGAACGCGGCATTACCGTTAAAGCACAAACCGCTTCTATGATTCATACTTATAATGGACAAGAATATCTATTAAACTTAATCGATACACCAGGGCACGTAGATTTTAGCTATGAAGTATCTCGCTCTCTTTACGCATGCCAAGGAGCATTATTACTCGTCGATGCCTCTCAAGGCGTTGAAGCTCAAACTATGGCTAATTTTTATTTAGCTTTTGAGCAAGGACTCACGATTATTCCAGTAATAAATAAAGTTGACCTACCAACTGCCGATATTGAAAAAGTAAAAGCGGAATTAAAAACATTATTTGATTTTAATGATGAAGAAATTATTTTAGCCTCAGCTAAAAGTAATATCGGCATTGATGATATTTTATCCGGTATTATTGAACGCATTCCATATCCTACTGGTTCAGTAGATAAACCATTAAAAGCTCTCCTTTTTGATTCTTGGTTTAATGAATATAAAGGAGTAGTCTGCTTGGTAGCACTAGATGATGGCGTTATTAAAAAAAATGATCGAATCACACTGGCTCAAACTGGTGAAAATTACGAAGTTCTAGAATTAGGGCTTATGTATCCGAATGAAACGCCACTTGATGCACTGTATGCTGGTCAAGTTGGTTATGTAATTGCCGGCATGAAAACAGTAAAAGAAGCACGCGTTGGCGATACTATGTTTCATACAAAACAACCGGTTAAACCTTTTCCGGGCTTTAAACCTGCAAAACCAATGGTTTTCGCGGGTATTTATCCCGTCGATAATTCAGAATTTGAAATGCTACGTACTGCTATTGAAAAACTTACTCTAAATGATGCCAGCGTCACTGTTGAAAAAAAATCATCTGCCGCATTAGGGCTTGGTTTTCGCTGTGGATTTTTAGGTCTGTTGCATATGGAAGTATTCAAGCAACGCTTAGAACAAGAATACAATATTACTGCGATTGTTACCGCACCAAGTGTACTTTATAAAGTACGTTTAACTTCAGGTGAATTATTGCATCTTGAAAGTCCTGCCGAATTTCCTGATCCCGGTACTATTGAAGAAATTCTTGAACCAATCATTAATGCTACTATTATTTTACCAAAAGAATATTTAGGAGTCGTATTAAAACTTTGCCAAGAAAAACGTGGCGTACAAAAGAGTATGACTTTTTTAACTGAAGATCGCGTAATTTTAATTTATAAATTACCGTTAAATGAGGTTGCCACCGATTTTTATGACCAACTCAAATCACTAACTTCAGGATATGCAAGTTTTGACTATGATGAGGCTGGTTATGAACCTGCTGATCTTGTAAAAATGGATATTCTACTTAATGGAAAAGCGGTTGATGCGCTTTCGATTATTGTGCATCGTGATAATGCATATTATATCGGAAAAGAATTAGTTGCTCGCCTTAAAAAAGTTATTTCCCGTCAGCTTTTTGAAGTAGTTATTCAAGCGGCAATAGGCTCAAAAATTATCTCTCGTGAGTCAATTTCACCATTACGCAAACAGGTAATAGCTAAATGTTATGGTGGCGATATCACTCGTAAACGAAAACTTCTTGAAAAGCAAAAGGAAGGCAAAAAGAAAATGAAACAATTAGGTTCAGTGGAAGTACCACATGAAGCATTTTTAGCAATATTAAAAAAAGGTGAATCCTAA
- the gyrA gene encoding DNA gyrase subunit A produces the protein MSASNNNEKNFEGKLKPVLIEDELKESFLDYAMSVVVSRAIPDIRDGLKPVHRRILYTMNQLGFYYNRPYHKSVRVVGEVLGKYHPHGDQAVYNTMVGLVQEFSKRYPLLDGQGNWGSVDGDSAAAMRYTEVRMAKITQELLADLDKETVQFVPNFDESTVEPVILPSRLPNLLINGTSGIAVGMATSIPPHNLGEVIDACLAFLENDQITQEELFEIIPGPDFPTGGIICGRAGIVRAYKTGRGNAILRGVVNIEETKKGEAIVISELPYQVNKSDLIVKIADLIKNKVVEGISNIRDESDKKGIRVVIELKRGEMPSVIINQLYKYTQLQTSVSILMLGLLDNRPMVFPIRDLIKEFLLHRQEIIHRRTVYDLKKAQAREHVLTGFIIALESIDEVIVMIKASRSADEATAKLNKRFLLSAEQCKAILEMRLQRLTGLEQEKIHAEMEELKKIIAQLQLILKEKEILQEEIVKELVEIKQNYADSRRTRIEGPIDMLTEADLIPEEEVVVTLTRKGYIKRVPLAVYGVQHRGGKGKMGMASLEESDDIVKDIFVAKTHDELLFFTNLGRVYSLRVFEVPEGSRIAKGRAIINLLPLTEGEKVVKLLCTPDMEGKMLVLLTKKGIIKRTDAMSFAKIRSSGIRAISLRENDELVFCSLSSGEDTIVIATKKGQGIRFKETEVRAMGRQASGVMGIRLRSSDEVVGMEIISGDEDILFATERGYGKRVKAEDFRVAHRGGYGVRTIPTDERNGFVIGLSAVSDTSNVLLIDEAGKMIRLSPQEIRTMGRQAKGVRLIRLEPEQKLANVVAFEEENNNNEITQEVSESTSPKIEMKLESQEGDLDVFDLVIDDQDDMQEVINDDYEDGKDNELLLSDQSDDDDSLIA, from the coding sequence ATGTCAGCCAGCAATAATAATGAAAAAAATTTTGAAGGTAAATTAAAGCCTGTTTTAATTGAGGATGAGTTAAAAGAGTCGTTTCTTGATTATGCAATGTCAGTTGTTGTCAGTCGTGCAATTCCTGATATTCGTGATGGATTAAAGCCCGTACATCGTCGTATTTTATATACTATGAATCAATTAGGTTTTTATTATAATCGACCATATCATAAATCAGTACGTGTAGTTGGTGAAGTACTCGGGAAATACCATCCGCATGGTGATCAAGCGGTTTATAATACTATGGTTGGTTTAGTGCAAGAATTTTCTAAGCGATATCCATTACTTGATGGCCAAGGTAACTGGGGCTCGGTTGATGGTGATAGTGCAGCGGCAATGCGTTATACCGAAGTCCGTATGGCAAAAATTACGCAAGAATTACTTGCCGATCTTGATAAAGAAACCGTTCAATTTGTACCGAACTTTGATGAATCAACGGTGGAGCCTGTTATTTTACCAAGTAGATTACCAAATTTACTTATTAATGGTACTTCTGGTATTGCTGTTGGTATGGCAACTTCTATTCCTCCTCATAATTTAGGTGAAGTTATCGATGCATGTTTGGCTTTCCTAGAAAATGATCAAATAACGCAAGAAGAATTATTTGAAATAATTCCTGGTCCCGATTTTCCTACGGGTGGTATTATTTGTGGGCGTGCAGGCATTGTACGTGCATATAAAACTGGGCGCGGAAATGCGATTTTGCGTGGCGTGGTTAATATAGAAGAAACTAAAAAAGGTGAAGCAATCGTTATCAGCGAATTGCCATATCAAGTTAATAAATCAGACTTAATTGTAAAAATTGCTGATCTTATTAAAAATAAAGTAGTTGAAGGCATTTCAAATATCCGTGATGAATCAGATAAAAAAGGTATTCGTGTTGTTATCGAACTAAAACGTGGAGAAATGCCATCTGTTATTATAAATCAGCTTTATAAATACACGCAATTGCAAACAAGTGTATCGATTTTAATGTTGGGCTTGCTTGATAATCGCCCAATGGTTTTCCCTATACGTGATTTAATTAAAGAATTTTTATTACATCGCCAAGAAATTATTCATCGTCGAACGGTATATGATTTAAAAAAAGCACAAGCACGCGAACATGTTTTAACTGGCTTTATTATAGCATTAGAAAGCATTGATGAAGTAATTGTAATGATCAAAGCTTCGCGTTCAGCAGATGAAGCTACCGCAAAACTTAATAAACGTTTTTTATTAAGTGCTGAGCAGTGTAAAGCAATTTTAGAAATGCGCTTACAGCGATTAACTGGCTTAGAACAAGAAAAAATTCATGCCGAAATGGAAGAGCTCAAAAAGATTATTGCTCAGTTACAATTAATTTTAAAAGAAAAAGAAATACTTCAAGAAGAAATTGTTAAAGAGTTAGTAGAAATAAAGCAAAATTATGCCGATTCCCGTCGCACTCGTATTGAAGGTCCGATCGATATGCTTACTGAGGCAGATTTAATTCCAGAAGAAGAAGTAGTCGTGACCTTAACGCGCAAAGGATATATTAAACGGGTGCCGTTAGCGGTTTATGGCGTACAACATCGTGGTGGTAAAGGAAAGATGGGCATGGCATCATTAGAAGAATCTGATGATATTGTCAAAGATATTTTTGTTGCCAAAACTCATGATGAATTACTCTTTTTTACAAATCTTGGTCGTGTTTATAGTTTACGTGTGTTTGAAGTTCCTGAAGGCTCACGTATCGCAAAAGGTCGCGCCATTATTAATTTACTGCCTTTAACCGAAGGTGAAAAAGTAGTTAAATTATTATGTACACCAGATATGGAAGGCAAAATGCTCGTTCTGTTGACCAAAAAAGGTATTATTAAGCGAACCGATGCCATGTCATTTGCTAAAATTCGTAGCTCCGGTATTCGTGCCATTAGCTTGCGTGAAAATGATGAGTTAGTATTCTGTTCACTTAGTTCAGGTGAAGATACTATTGTAATTGCAACAAAAAAGGGACAAGGAATTCGCTTTAAAGAAACTGAAGTTCGTGCAATGGGTAGACAAGCTTCTGGTGTTATGGGAATTCGTTTGCGTTCTAGCGATGAAGTAGTTGGTATGGAAATAATTTCTGGTGATGAAGATATATTGTTTGCAACTGAACGTGGCTATGGAAAACGAGTAAAAGCAGAAGATTTTCGTGTTGCTCATCGTGGTGGTTATGGTGTGCGTACAATTCCTACCGATGAACGAAATGGATTTGTTATAGGGTTATCTGCGGTAAGTGATACTTCAAATGTATTGCTTATTGATGAAGCAGGTAAAATGATTCGGTTGTCGCCACAAGAGATACGTACCATGGGCCGTCAGGCTAAGGGTGTACGATTGATTAGGCTTGAGCCAGAACAAAAACTTGCAAATGTTGTTGCGTTTGAAGAAGAGAATAATAATAATGAAATCACGCAAGAAGTATCAGAAAGTACATCGCCTAAAATAGAAATGAAGCTTGAGAGTCAAGAAGGTGATCTTGATGTTTTTGATTTAGTGATTGATGATCAAGATGATATGCAAGAAGTAATCAATGACGACTATGAAGATGGTAAAGATAATGAATTATTGTTATCTGATCAATCTGATGATGATGATTCATTGATTGCATAA
- the dprA gene encoding DNA-processing protein DprA, which produces MKTNNIILHLSLISGVGPILLSKLLAYYSVDQLNILYALTQSDFMHTIGLTEMQAQKIVAGLADKCLLEQELTLINKYNVQWITIADLQYSHLLKEIHMPPTVLYVHGSIELCNQKNIAVVGSRKAAVYAETIIQQLIPDLVSNKWTIVSGGAVGVDTMAHRAALKANGKTISIIGSGLLNTYPASNKKLFDQIVEDGGSIVSPFPLKTCAVPSNFPARNRIIAGLSRGCLVVQAAERSGAKITAQFALQEGREVFAVPGPITDQLSKGCHQLIQQGAKLVQTSNDILAEFGEEKEYEEKAVIPAQMQITEKNIQNKEQTIEDLILKHCTKPQSVDDLIELIGQDLFSTQALLFDLQLAGKIYQDLSGLWIAQK; this is translated from the coding sequence ATGAAAACAAATAATATTATTTTACATCTTTCATTAATTTCTGGCGTAGGACCAATTTTATTATCAAAACTATTGGCGTATTATTCTGTTGATCAATTGAATATTTTATATGCATTAACACAATCAGATTTTATGCATACTATTGGATTAACTGAAATGCAAGCACAAAAAATTGTTGCAGGTCTTGCTGATAAATGTCTTTTAGAGCAGGAATTAACACTCATTAATAAATATAATGTGCAATGGATTACAATTGCAGATTTGCAGTATTCTCATTTATTAAAAGAAATTCATATGCCGCCAACCGTATTGTATGTGCACGGTTCAATTGAACTTTGTAATCAAAAAAATATAGCGGTTGTTGGTTCGCGTAAGGCAGCAGTGTACGCTGAAACTATTATTCAACAATTAATTCCGGATTTAGTTAGCAATAAATGGACTATCGTTAGCGGTGGTGCAGTAGGCGTTGATACGATGGCACATAGAGCAGCACTAAAAGCAAACGGAAAAACAATTTCAATTATAGGATCCGGCCTTTTGAATACCTATCCGGCAAGTAACAAAAAATTATTTGATCAGATTGTAGAAGATGGCGGTAGCATAGTAAGCCCGTTTCCACTCAAAACTTGCGCAGTTCCAAGTAATTTTCCTGCTCGTAATCGTATTATTGCAGGTCTTTCGCGTGGATGCTTGGTGGTGCAAGCTGCTGAGCGCAGTGGTGCAAAAATTACCGCCCAGTTTGCATTGCAAGAAGGAAGAGAAGTTTTTGCAGTGCCAGGGCCGATTACTGACCAATTAAGCAAAGGGTGCCATCAGCTTATTCAACAAGGAGCAAAATTAGTGCAAACAAGCAACGATATTTTGGCCGAATTTGGCGAAGAAAAAGAATATGAAGAAAAAGCAGTAATTCCAGCTCAAATGCAAATAACCGAAAAAAATATCCAAAATAAAGAGCAAACAATTGAAGATCTCATTTTAAAACATTGCACAAAGCCACAATCGGTTGATGATTTAATTGAATTAATAGGGCAAGATCTGTTTAGTACACAAGCACTTCTTTTTGATTTACAGCTGGCAGGTAAAATATATCAAGATCTATCTGGTCTCTGGATAGCGCAAAAATAA
- the rpmF gene encoding 50S ribosomal protein L32, which translates to MPVPKRKVSKSRRDKRSANKGIREDKTTVAHCTNCEKPLLPHQACRECGYYKGAKVLKTKDERGEKRVEQRKKSKKTIEAESPQEQSE; encoded by the coding sequence ATGCCAGTTCCTAAACGAAAAGTATCGAAATCGCGCAGAGATAAGCGTTCTGCAAATAAAGGTATCCGAGAGGATAAAACAACTGTCGCTCATTGCACAAATTGTGAAAAGCCGTTATTACCGCATCAAGCATGTCGCGAATGTGGTTATTATAAAGGGGCAAAAGTCCTTAAAACTAAGGATGAGCGTGGCGAAAAACGTGTTGAGCAGCGCAAAAAATCTAAAAAAACAATTGAAGCTGAATCGCCACAAGAACAATCTGAATAA